Within the Roseicitreum antarcticum genome, the region GAGCATGGGGGTTTTGGCATGAAGGAATTCGTCAACGTAAAGTCGATCTTCCTGCCGTGATCTTGCGTCACGGGCGGCCTTGCACCGATTGCAGTTTGCAATCGGTACAAGGCATCACCAGATGACAGCTGTGGCCGCCAACGACACCCAGTCCATCAAGAAGTTAGCCAGTATATCAAGAAGTTAGGAAGCCAACATGAGCATGAAGATCCTCGTCGCCGGCGCCACCGGCAAAACCGGTAAGTACCTGATTCAGGAACTTGTCGACACAGGCCACAAGCCGACGGCGCTCGTGCGCGAAAGCTCTGACATCAGCGCACTTCCAAAAGGCGTCGACGTGCGTCACGGGGATCTGGCCGACCTGCCTGACGGCGTGTGCGACGGGATGCAGGCGGTCGTCTTCGCGGCTGGCTCCGGCAGTTCCACAGGCCCCGACATGACCGACAAGGTGGACCGGGACGGCGCCAAACGCCTTGTCGATCTGGCACGTGGCGCAGGCGTGGCGCGGTTCGTGATGCTCAGCTCGGTCGGTGCGGACCAGTCCGACCCGCCAGGAGCAATCGCCCACTACCTGAAGGCCAAACACGCGGCCGATGCACACCTTCAGGCCTCTGGACTGACCTATTCGATCCTGCGCCCGGTTGCGCTGACCGACGACGGGCGTGGTGCGGATGTGATCTTGGGCAAAGACGTCGACAAATCCGCGAGTGCCTCGCGCGCCGACGTGGCCCATGTGCTGGCGGAAGCCGCCACCACGGGGCGCTTCGATGGCATCGCACAGGATATGCAATCTGCCTGACCTTGCAACCGGGACAGACGCCAAGGTGTTCAGCCCCGGTATCCGGTTTTTCCTGAAAGGACATTGAAGAATGGCACAATCCGAAAGCGTGAACCGCAAGTTCGTTCTCGCACAGCGCCCCAAGGGTGAACCTGACGACAACACCCTGCGGCTTGAAACCGAAGATGTGGCGACCCCCGGCAAGGGGCAGATGCTGCTGCGCAACGAATATCTTTCGCTGGATCCTTACATGCGGGGCCGCATGAGCGACGCGCCATCCTATGCCGCTTCGGTCGAGATCGGTGCCGTCATGGTTGGCGGTACAGTCGCGCAGGTCATGTCATCCGACGTGGACGGGTTCGCGGCGGGTGACTGGGTGCAGGCGTTCGGCGGCTGGCAGGATTATGCGCCGTCCGACGGCACCGGTGTGATCAATATGGGCAAGTCACCCGAAAATCCGTCTTGGGCACTGGGTGTTCTGGGGATGCCGGGCCTGACCGCGTGGGCGGGCCTGACGCAGATCGGCCAGCCGAAGGCGGGTGAGACGCTTGTCGTGGCTGGCGCCAGCGGTCCGGTGGGGGCCACTGTGGGTCAGATCGCCAAGATCCTCGGGCTGCATGTCGTCGGTATCGCGGGCGGGCCCAGGAAATGCGCCCATGTGACGGGCACCCTGGGTTTCGATGCCTGCATCGACTACAAGGCAGACGGGTTTCCGAACGCGCTGAAAGCGGCGCTGCCAGATGGCATCGACATCTATTTTGAAAACGTCGGGGGCGCGGTTTTCGACGCCGTGCTGCCTTTGCTCAATACCTCGGCCCGCATCCCGGTCTGCGGCCTGATCTCACAATACAACGCCACCGCGCTGCCGGATGGTCCTGATCGGATGAACCTGTTGCTTGGCAAGATTCTGCGCAAGCGCATGACGATGCGCGGTTTCATCGTCTTCGATGACTTTGGTCACCTGTACCCAGAGTTTGCAAAGCAGATGGGCGAATGGGTGAAAGACGGAAAAGTCCAATACCGCGAGGAAATGATCGACGGTCTGGAACGCGCCCCTTCGGCTTTCGTCGGACTGCTGAAGGGCGACGCATTCGGCAAGCGCGTCATCAAACTGACCGCCTGAAACATACACAGATAGAAAGGCACCAAACCCATGAAAATACTCATGATCCTCACATCGCATGACCAACTCGGCGACACCGGCAAGAAGACTGGTTTCTGGCTGGAAGAATTCGCCGCTCCCTATTACGTCTTCAAGGACGCAGGCGCCGAGGTCACGCTTGCCTCGCCCAAGGGCGGACAGCCCCCCGTGGACCCGGGCAGCGACACCGACGATGCCCAGACCGACGCGACAAAACGCTTCAAGGGCGACAAGGCGGCCCAAAGCGATCTGGCAAACAGTGCCGTGCTGTCCACGGTATCGGCAGATGGGTTCGATGCGATCTTCTATCCCGGGGGCCACGGCCCGCTCTGGGACTTGTCCGAGGATGCCGACAGCATCAAGCTGATCGAAAGCTTCGCCGCAAGCGACCGCCCCATCGGCGCAGTCTGCCACGCCCCCGCTGTGTTCAAGCATCCAAAGGGCGCAGACGGCAAATCGCTGGTCTCGGGCAAGACGGTGACCGGGTTTACCAATACCGAGGAAGAGGGCGCTGGCCTGACCAAGGTGGTTCCCTTCCTGGTCGAGGACATGCTGAAAGCCAACGGTGCAAACTACGAGAAAGGCGCGGATTGGGCGTCTTTCGTGGTGGCAGATGGCAAGCTGATCACCGGTCAGAACCCTGCTTCGTCCGAAGGCGCTGCGCGCAAACTGCTGGGCCTTCTCTGAACCGGCGTGCCTGCCGCGTCCGGTTTTTGTCCCGACGGCCCTGCGAGATCGGTTGCATCGTCTCTCGCAGGGCGCATGGTCGCTTGACGGCATGCTGGCGCCGACAGCCAGGTTGGCGCCGGTCACCCGGGCGGCGATCCGCACGGCGGGCGCCACAAGTTGCACTGATCACGCCCCGCGACCTTTCGCATCCCATACGCCGCCCCAACCGGCCAATGCCCGGCCCCCCGACACTCACGCCGTTGGCAGGGCGGCAATAGCTCAGACAAGGCCGTCGCGATCCTGCCCATCACGATCAATATGCAGCCAGAACCTCAGCACGGGGCTGGCGGGGCTTGCAAGAAGCCTTTGGGCGGCCGTGCGACCAAAGATCACCCGTTTGGAACGCGAAATCACGTTGAACCAGACCCAGCGGTGCGCGCTGCGTCCGACTAGACCCGCCACCAAGGTCACAAAGGCGACACCAAAGACAATCAGCGTGATGATGGAGAAAACGTCGCTCAGCGCCGCGTAGCCAGCCACGTTGGCACCGTAGACGGCAGCGGCGAACAGGGCGCTTCCCAAAAGGATGGCCGAGCCCAACCGAAAGGTCGAACGTAGCTGGTCATGGAACGTCACATCAAACCTCCTGAGTGCCACTCATTAATCTTTCGAACGTTGTTCCCGTCGCAGAAGCTTGCAATGGTCTTTTTCGCCACATTCGTGGCAGCCACCGCGTATGCCGATGTTAGCAGCGCTGCCTAAAAGCTGTAAAGCGGGCTAGACACTTAATTGCCGCTCTGCAGCGGACATCGCCCCGATGTGGCAAAAAAACTGACGCGCGCGGCCCTGACCGATGGTGCGCGCAAATGGAGGGCGTGCGCGACGTGACCGCCCCCGAACGGCAGCAAACCGCCGGCGTCGGGCTGCGCGATCCACAAAGGAAGTCACAGCATCAAAGCCAAAAGACCACTCACCGAGGCTGGCGCGACCTTGCAAGAGAGCCAAACATCCCTGCATTCCCCGGGCATAGCGGGTACAGAACACCCTGTAACGAATGGTAAATATCAGGCTTGCCACTGAATTGAACCGCCGTTGGCAGGCCGTCCGACCCGATCTCGGGATACCAGCCGCCCCGTTGCGCGTCGATGAAATGCGCCTGTGCAAACGTCCAAAGCCGGGTGAACCATTGTGCGTCTTGTGGTTGCGGATCGGCCTTCATCAGGGCTGAAAGGGCGCCGATCCCTTCGGTTACGGGCCACCAATACCGTGAATCGCGCAAAACGCTGCCATCAATGGCAACCGTGTAGGCAAGCCCGCCGTCGTCCAGCCATGCATCATTCAACGCCGTTTCAATCAACCGGCGCGCGCGATCGGCCAAAGCGGCATCGTCATTCCCGGTCAATTCCCGATATTGCAACAACAGGCGTCCGAACTCCAGGGCATGGCCGGGCGTTGTCCCTGCGGGCCGAAACATCGGATTTCCCTCATATTCATGAGTGAACTGCCAGTTCAGGTCATAATGCTCGGGAATGCGCCAGGCGAATTCAGGTGCGATATCTTTGGTGAAGAAATTCAGGATACGACCCGCGCGATGCAGGAAGACATCACGCCCTGTCGCCTCAAACGCGGCCAACATGGCCTCTGCGCCGTGCATATTGGCATTCATGCCGCGATACTCGGATATCGGCGCCCAATCACTGGCAAATTCTTCGTTCAGAAGCCCGCGCTCTTCATCCCAGAAGTGGCGGTCAATCACACCTTCGATATCCGTCAGAACGGTGTCGGCAAGATCGTGCCCGGCCACCTTGGCGCTCGACGCCGCCAGCAACACAAAGACATGACCGTAAGCCAGCTTGGTTACATCATGGTGCGCGCCTTGCAGGATTGACCAGGCGTAGCCGCCGTGTGCGGCATCACGATGGTGCCGCCAGATTGCTGACATGCCCGCGTCGATCATGGGGGTGCAGTCTGACGCGCCCCAGGCATGTGCCAAGGCATAGGAATGCACCATGCGGGTGGTGACGTGCAATTCCTGCGGCTGCCCTTTCATCGGTGTGCCATCGTGGTCCAGAACGTCAAAACCGCCCTCCGCATTCAGCGAGCCGCGGAAAAAGTCGATCTGCGATAGTGCATTTGCTTCAAATGCGCTGCGGATTTGCGGGTCTTGCAGCGGCCAGATTGGAGTGTTCATCTCTTTTGCTCTTTCAATTATCCTGCGGTCCACCCGCCCCCGACCCTTAGTGCAGTGCCGGTGGCCAATGCGCAGGCGTCAGACGCCAGATATAGCATTGCGCCCATGATGTCCTCAACCGTGCCCACGCGCCCCAGCTTG harbors:
- a CDS encoding AGE family epimerase/isomerase: MNTPIWPLQDPQIRSAFEANALSQIDFFRGSLNAEGGFDVLDHDGTPMKGQPQELHVTTRMVHSYALAHAWGASDCTPMIDAGMSAIWRHHRDAAHGGYAWSILQGAHHDVTKLAYGHVFVLLAASSAKVAGHDLADTVLTDIEGVIDRHFWDEERGLLNEEFASDWAPISEYRGMNANMHGAEAMLAAFEATGRDVFLHRAGRILNFFTKDIAPEFAWRIPEHYDLNWQFTHEYEGNPMFRPAGTTPGHALEFGRLLLQYRELTGNDDAALADRARRLIETALNDAWLDDGGLAYTVAIDGSVLRDSRYWWPVTEGIGALSALMKADPQPQDAQWFTRLWTFAQAHFIDAQRGGWYPEIGSDGLPTAVQFSGKPDIYHSLQGVLYPLCPGNAGMFGSLARSRQPR
- a CDS encoding SDR family oxidoreductase, whose translation is MKILVAGATGKTGKYLIQELVDTGHKPTALVRESSDISALPKGVDVRHGDLADLPDGVCDGMQAVVFAAGSGSSTGPDMTDKVDRDGAKRLVDLARGAGVARFVMLSSVGADQSDPPGAIAHYLKAKHAADAHLQASGLTYSILRPVALTDDGRGADVILGKDVDKSASASRADVAHVLAEAATTGRFDGIAQDMQSA
- a CDS encoding type 1 glutamine amidotransferase domain-containing protein; translation: MKILMILTSHDQLGDTGKKTGFWLEEFAAPYYVFKDAGAEVTLASPKGGQPPVDPGSDTDDAQTDATKRFKGDKAAQSDLANSAVLSTVSADGFDAIFYPGGHGPLWDLSEDADSIKLIESFAASDRPIGAVCHAPAVFKHPKGADGKSLVSGKTVTGFTNTEEEGAGLTKVVPFLVEDMLKANGANYEKGADWASFVVADGKLITGQNPASSEGAARKLLGLL
- a CDS encoding NADP-dependent oxidoreductase, giving the protein MAQSESVNRKFVLAQRPKGEPDDNTLRLETEDVATPGKGQMLLRNEYLSLDPYMRGRMSDAPSYAASVEIGAVMVGGTVAQVMSSDVDGFAAGDWVQAFGGWQDYAPSDGTGVINMGKSPENPSWALGVLGMPGLTAWAGLTQIGQPKAGETLVVAGASGPVGATVGQIAKILGLHVVGIAGGPRKCAHVTGTLGFDACIDYKADGFPNALKAALPDGIDIYFENVGGAVFDAVLPLLNTSARIPVCGLISQYNATALPDGPDRMNLLLGKILRKRMTMRGFIVFDDFGHLYPEFAKQMGEWVKDGKVQYREEMIDGLERAPSAFVGLLKGDAFGKRVIKLTA